The window ACAGATTGAAGATGTAATGTCGTTTAAGCTTTTTAGTACAAATGTGTTAACTCATTAAAATCTGTTTACCATTCCAATAAGTGTTTAAACTTGTCTTTCCTTTGTAAAATCGCCGAATAgtactgtgacttggatggagagttgtctcatttgcactcatacctcatcttcttatatctgggATTTATAtctatggtgattttttttatctgaaggGTAAtcgtctcactggcaatcataccacacatcTCTTCATTTCGATACTATCCGCAATGATTTGATACTTTTTTGAGACATcgtaatatttaaaattatttttttgcaatcTAGTCTGATTCTGTATCTTTATATTGCAGACTTAcgagtatttcaaatcaattccTGGAAAGAGGAGAAAACACATGTATATGTCACTAGTGCTATGAAACATGTATCAGACCTGCTGACATATAAAACATGCGTAACTGTGATTGGGCCGCCAGCGTCTGGCAAATCAACAATAATTCGTCATGTAGCACTACAATTGCAGGAGAAGGGTTATCACATTATTCCAATTTCTTCGAAAACCTGTTTTGAGCTCTACCTTTTGAAATCCTCAGACTCAAATGTTCGTAAGATATTCGTTATTGATGATTTTTGTGGAGTTGATAATGTTGATGTTGTTGCTGTTGATGCTTGGAGAAGCATTTATGACTCCATGAGCGTTTTGAATGAAAATGGAGGAAACGGTACAGTGAAAATGCTAATAGCATGCAGGGACTGCATTTACAATAGCAACCAGTTTCAATGTTTATCTTTTATGACAAGGCATGTATATAATATGAATGAAATCCCTGCTACAGTAGACGAAAAGTGTTATATGCTTGAAAAATACATCACAAGAGATAATGTGGCAAAAGTGCATCCCTTACTTAAAGATTGTAACGAATATTTCCCCCTTTTCTGTAATATTGCTGAAAGAATAAGTCATATTAATAAGATAGAAgatctttttaaattaaaaaaaaaatacattgaaaaaGACATTTGCGATATGTCTGATGAAGAGTTCATTTCAGTATCCGCATGTGTACTGTTTAGTGAGTTTAAGGACGACTGGATAAAAAAGGAAACAAGACCTCAACACGTTGATAATGCCATTCGTCACTTGCAGCGTAGCATTTTAGGTTCGAAAGAAAGCACATTACCAAAATTTTCTATTCAAACAGGCacatatgtgaaaaaaaatcaaaatgaatataCCTTAGTTCATAGAGTTATTCACGACATAGTGTTTGTGAAATGTAATGAACGGGCAAAAGACATTTTTCTACAGTTTGCTAGTTCCAGCTTTATAGCCACTCGATACATATTTCAATCAATCAAACAGGATTCAGAAGATCATGAAATTAAGATTTCAAATAAGAAAGAATACTTCCACAGATTGAAAAGAGACCTACAGAATAGAGAATTAGACAGTACATTTCACAATAAACAACTTCAATACAATAAATACAGGAAGCAATTGCTCCATTATATCAACTCTAATGttgatatgaataaaatattaaaaaacttgCAGACAGAAAGAAACCTTCTTATCGAAACCGCCATGGAAGGATACAATGATATAATAGAAATGATAATTTCTGTGCGTGGAAACGGTGATGTGAATGCACAGGATATACGAGGTCGCACAGCTTTGCATATTGCTGCTGAAAAGGGTTACACACATGTTGCAGAATCTTTACTCAAACATGGtgcaaaaaatattaaagataaacAAAACCGTAGTCCTGTAGATTACGCTCAAAATAGTGGCAAATATGATCTGGTGAAGATTTTACTCGACGCATCTTAAAACAAATAGTATATTCAAAAGCACATGAAAGTACTTATTAAACGATAAATtgcaaagattttaaaatttctagtgaaaactatatatattatttgtaaatattcTTAAGTCGAAGGAAAGAAGAAAGCTAGAAAGAACAAAAGCCAAACAAATCTTccataataacattaacggtaccaattttcctgcaccagatgcgcatttcgacaatacatgtctcttcagtgataatATAACAACTAGAAGAATGTCTTTTATAGTGAAATTTTATTATATGCATAACCAAACTATTACAGATTATGATCGTGTTtaagagttttcatatcagacttgagcttgaaataaaatatgtaaacaacatttgcattgttttttcctagatagcaaatttctttactcgctagactctactagatatcaaggatttgtatactatacaaatccttgtagatataatacaaaatttttatttgatatattcttatatacataaaacgATGGCTATACAATCACATAGAGTTATCATAAAGGAAATAatagggtattttttttttattagaaggcggatagaaaggttacCCGACGCATCGaaacaatattcttatatcatgGGATATCATCATCATTGTCGACGttgcttcgttccccgttttttaccTGTCTCTTCCTAAATTTTACTTAATGCACTTATACATGCATGgctatttcattgttattcaacttgtttgcattggatttactattctattttccgcagaatattctaacggAAATTTTACAGTGGCCGTTGGCATACGGTGTGGTAAAACAATCAACAATCTCGTCCAATTCATCAGATTTGCCGAGAGATTTATCTTTGCCGATTAATTAATCATATACATGTTTACACATGTGCACTTGAGTGAAttagttgccacttgacgtttaactacaaaGAAAcgcaatcaaccgacataatagattaacagtatactattcccagaagagaacctcatatacttttttttttattaaatagtacaaatgaattcagacatgtcagtgtttgTAATTCGATGATGCGGCCtaacaaatttgttttacaaacCATCATGAACTATTATATCTAGTGACTGTTCTatattatgaatacagagatgaaatGCTGACACTCtcaatttatgcgaaaaaaaaattgcatttaattgttttccaatattattgCTTACATGTACATTTAGGATCTTACTAAAATGTCCACAGGAGCGCCAGCAGAAGACATAAAGGCGCTTGATACAATACTCTGCGGGGATATAGATTTACAAacaaaagtgcacatatggtcagtttcggtcaaataattttgttgtacaagtcagcatgatgtatcaaaactactgaaattttgttatgtatcaatattttgaattattgctGGCACCCTAAAattatgcgaacaaaaatgtgttgttattgtattTCAATATTGCTATCCATTGAATTATACATTGAAtgctgacataaaaaaatatggctgatttactatacgGGTATAtcgatttacaaattaaaatgtacatataatgcatatggtcagttttggtcgatgcggtcaaataattgtgttgtacaagtcagcatgaggtatcaaaactactgaaattttgttatatatcaatattttgaataaaaggaggacatacgGGCACCCTAATTTCATGCGGACaacaatttgttgttattgtattgcaatattgctatCCATTGAATTATACATTGAAtcatgacataaaaaatatgattgatttactatgcgggcatatagatttacaaattaagttgcacatatggtaagttttgg of the Mytilus galloprovincialis chromosome 8, xbMytGall1.hap1.1, whole genome shotgun sequence genome contains:
- the LOC143042353 gene encoding uncharacterized protein LOC143042353; its protein translation is MSLRTCSCFVVLLLFMLRTTNLSIDSNWTLCPDTSQWKLRAASVCDKSAPAYFCLFDYNKKVYTELCRQTSDIQRPGYEFFIRGDLDGRKCDTERYQPIALTTDGYSQCMFQKSKCNEEGQIEYDNGTTKSDRLCACDFTKSYSFVKTTGDRLFCKPTNEDCSCHKTTCPAGHILSSDYMCTEWPTFPGTSHGPEIKGKETPNTVPDKEKQHVTTEGEIRPATESNNITELLIFWFVIGLFVWIDKSATENGSTATKKSNETATQSQPDKSAAENDITDTKRSSETATASQTDLRVFQINSWKEEKTHVYVTSAMKHVSDLLTYKTCVTVIGPPASGKSTIIRHVALQLQEKGYHIIPISSKTCFELYLLKSSDSNVRKIFVIDDFCGVDNVDVVAVDAWRSIYDSMSVLNENGGNGTVKMLIACRDCIYNSNQFQCLSFMTRHVYNMNEIPATVDEKCYMLEKYITRDNVAKVHPLLKDCNEYFPLFCNIAERISHINKIEDLFKLKKKYIEKDICDMSDEEFISVSACVLFSEFKDDWIKKETRPQHVDNAIRHLQRSILGSKESTLPKFSIQTGTYVKKNQNEYTLVHRVIHDIVFVKCNERAKDIFLQFASSSFIATRYIFQSIKQDSEDHEIKISNKKEYFHRLKRDLQNRELDSTFHNKQLQYNKYRKQLLHYINSNVDMNKILKNLQTERNLLIETAMEGYNDIIEMIISVRGNGDVNAQDIRGRTALHIAAEKGYTHVAESLLKHGAKNIKDKQNRSPVDYAQNSGKYDLVKILLDAS